The DNA segment ACTTTTAAATTCTTTCCTTAGACAAAAGACTAAGTCTCATTtcaatttaagaataaaaagattTCCAAAAGCTGTTCATATTTGTACTATATTGCCAAGCTTGATTTTTTTGCCCCACCAAATACAAGGTAAATTTTCTACAGAAATAAAGGCTCAAATTGTGAGAATATGGACAATTGTGGTCCCAGtcagaaagcaagaaaagaacCTAAGAGTTTTGATTCTCAATCATCTGCTATTATTGCAAGATTACCCCTAAGAATACACTCTATTCCCTTTGACAGTCCAGCTAATTACCCAAAGGAGTGTTCAGTCCCCATGATCTCAATAAGAAAGTATGTTATGCCTGCTTTCAGGCACCATTTTGGATGCTAAGAAATTAGTCCtctggttggtttgtttttgcattgttttttttttttttttttccaatctgagTCTACAAGAGTGTCCTCAGCTGCACTGCTTATTTTCTGGGGGCTTTAGCTGACAGCTCCTGAAAACCTCCTGCAGGCTGGGTATTTGGCCCAAATGGCAGGCAGACAGAAGGAATACTAATGCTATTTTCTATTTCAATTGCCTCATTTCTCCATAATTTAACTACCAAATGGCACTTATTCCACTTTGCCTTTTCTATGAGGTAGTGATATACCATTGCTCCATCACTTTACTCAAATTATAAGAAAAGGAATTCTCACAGCCTTTACAACTCTTACCTTCAGGAAGAAACAAGACTCCAGTGCATGGGAAGCAATTCAGAGCTCAATTGTCATCCCCTTTCTTGACAAAGTTAAGATCTTTGTAACCACTTCTATATAATTTCTGGTGCATTAGTCTCATATCACCCTATTGTTACTTTCTAACTATATTAACTGCATAATCTCCATAAAATCCCTATAACAAATCCCAACCACaggggaaaaatattaaaatgtggtTTCCCTAGATCACTTGGGAAAGCTGAAAACAGGTAAGCctaaataactgaaaaattaagaaaaaaaattctttattgcaCTTTGGTATACTGTATTTGGCTGTGGAAAATAAATTTGCTATAATAACTTTGAAGTTGAGAAGTTTTTACCAAAATAAGCTTTTTATTAGAAAATCAAAATATGTGTGGCTATGATATGTgctactctgctttattttttccaagCCTGCTAATTGAATATATTATTACTAATTGTCTTGATCCCCTAAATCACACACCTATctagatattttataatattcttttaataattttactcTTGTTATTTATGCCTAAGTTATCAAAGAATCAACAGGACTAAGAGTTCGAGGTGTGTTTTCTTCTGTGCCcactgttctatttttttttttaacacttgtcTCCTTGTCATGGAAATCCCTTAGTAATCAcccaactaaaaattaaaaagaaaaaaattcaacatttctAATTTCTTAGGTAAGCATGTGTTTGATGCCACAGAATaattaaatttctcattttattcttctGTGGATACAGTCTTTACAAGAGGAACTCttcagataatattttaaaaaaaattttaccatACTTCGCTAATACAGGGTATATAGTTTTTATGACAATAACACTAGTTAATGGTATTATAAATtgtgatagaaaaaaaattatggtagACATAGATTTTGAGTTTTCAGATAGCTGAATTTTAGGAActcttaaaattttacttttaacagttttttcttttaaacaaaacaaaattttatttttcttcataatcatcaagaagaaaatgtgggcatttttaacaagaaatcagaagaaagaaGTTACGTTCATACTTAAAGTAAATATActcaatttaaattttcttacagttgtaattattaaaaaaaataattgtgataTTTAGTTTCATTATTACCCTAATGCTCTTTATTCCaaataaaaatctgtcttttATGGATTCAAGACTCTTTATTCTTCTTAGCCATATTAGGgtcaatctttttctttttcttttttttttttttttactttttaaatttactctTTATGTACTGcactatctttccttttttctccattcatccTGATCACCATGCACTTCTCCTCTGCAAGATAATCATGTTGTTCTGATGTTTCTAAAAGCCCAAGAGATTATACCGAAAGTTGTCATTTTATTACTGGATAGAATGTCGTCTCTGACCCTAGACATTTAGATTGCAGAATtctatttctttcaaagaaattaaTGATAGAGATCTGAGTTGACAGCATTTCATGGGAAGAACTGGGATGTTTAGCAGATACAATAATAATCTAAGTGAAAATGATGACACTATGAAGTATTTACTATGAAGTAAATACATACTTTAACAACATTAATAAGATTATAATAGTCCAGATCATGGTAGGCAGTTTTTTTGTGATTTTCAAATCATGTCTTGGATACTGAGATTAGTCCTGGTTGTCAGATTTTCAGAAGGTCATTGTCAACATTTAGGATATTTGGAAAACATCTACTAATGTGATAATATACCTGATAACCTTGTTATAAGAACGGTTAAAGGAAACTGAATGCTTTGGTCTAAAGAAAATTTAGGTATGGtaactcatttaaaatattttaatgatggtCATATTAAGAGATATTAAGATATGATATATGCTCAATAAGATTAAAATACTTTTGCTTATGAATAAGGGGAAATTTACTACTTGATAAAAAGTTACTGATTCTCGTTCTGAATTTTCCAACAATGAAATAATCTGCCTATGTGTTTGAACAAATGATAAACAAATTATGTGCCTGGGCAGAAGCTATTCAAATATTGAATGGGCTGTGAGACTTGATGTCTTACATGTTCCTTAAAAATCCTGATTTTCAAtggttttcagaaaataaagattaagtattctttatttcattcttaccAGTTATACGAATGATATGAAAAGAAGGCAATGGGAAAATCCAATGACAGCTCAGAGTACGGTTTTATCTTAGTGGGCTTCTCTGATCGTCCCAAGCTGGAGATGGTGCTCTTCATAGTAAATTTTACTCTGTATTCAGTGGCTGTCCTGGGAAATTCAGCCATAATCCTTGTGTGTATATTAGACTCTCGACTTCATACGCCAATGTACTTCTTTCTGGCAAATCTTTCCTTTTTAGATCTCTGCTTTAGTACTAGCTGTGTCCCCCAGATGCTGGTTAACCTCTGGGGCCCTGATAAGACCATCAGCTATGCGGGCTGTGTTGTCcagctcttctctttcctttctgttggAGGAGTCGAGTGCCTCCTTCTGGCtgtcatggcctatgaccgctatgctGCAGTCTGCAAGCCCTTGCATTATACGGTCATTATGCACCCCCAGCTGTGCTTACGACTGGTGGCTGTGGCCTGGGGAAGCGGACTGGTCAATGCCATCGTCATGTCCCCACTGACAATGACTCTCTCCAGATGTGGTCAGCGACGAGTTAACCATTTCCTTTGTGAAATGCCGGCCCTGATCAAGATGGCTTGTGTGGACGCTCGCGCAGTGGAAATGCTGGCCTTCACCTTTGCCGTTCTGATTGTCCTACTGCCCCTCACTCTTATTCTTGTCTCCTACGGCTACATCGCAGCAGCTGTGCTGAGGATCAAGTCGGCTGCTGGGCGCCGGAAGGCCTTCAATACCTGTAGCTCTCACCTCACTGTGGTCTCCTTGTTCTATGGGAGCATCATCTATATGTACATGCAGCCAGGAAACAGCTCTTCCCAAGACCAAGGCAAGTTTCTCACCCTCTTCTACAACCTGGTGACTCCCATGTTGAATCCACTCATCTACACCTTAAGGAATAAGGAGGTGAAAGGGGCGCTGAAAAAGGTTTTGGGGAGGCAACAATGAAATACAGAGGTATGCTAAGTTATAATGTCCTATgaaatttttttcccaaacattACTGTTTATTTTGTGCTTAAGATAACTTTAGCCAATGTATCAAACATTcttggatttgttttttaaatgtggatAAATACACTGAGGTGTATCCAGAGTCAAGGCGAATCAACCCAAAACCTTAGGTACACACTATATGGATGTAACTTTACCGtgtgaggcaccagggaagcccactatataTCCTAAGTTATAAAAGTGAGTAGATAGTTTCAAGCCTCTTAATAAAAACTTTGTAGCTATTTTCATCCTGATTTTTTAAACGGCAAaactattccctggtggctcaaatggtagagattctgcctgcaatgtgggagacctggttggatccctgggtcgggaagatcccctagagtaggaaatggcaacctgctccagtattcttgcctgggaaatcccatggacaggggagcctggcggactacagtcccagaggtcgccaagagtcagacacgactgagagactaacactactactactatggTCTATAGCTCCTATGTAAATGAGCCTGAGTCACAGAGAAGATAACTGGAATTCAGAAGTGTGTATACATATCTGAACCTTTTCCATTATCCGCTAACAGTGCCTTTGTTAGAGTGGTGCGTGTAGGGGTGACCTAATAACCAGCTCCAGCCTGTATCCTTTGTTTGTACATTCTTTCATCATGCTGATATGCCGTAGACTCCATGTGAGCATTCTCACCATTCTCCGTAAtgtttctttattattaaaaCGATGACATCACCCCTTCCCACATTGCCCTGTGTAAATGCCTGGCCAAATCCTTCCTGTGCTTCAGTGGTCAACTCtaatatgatgtgtgtgtgtgcttcgtggctcaatcatatctgactctttgtgaccccatggactgtagcccaccaggctcctctgtccatgggattctccaggcaagaacactggaatgggttgtcatgccttcctccaggggatcttcccaacccagggatcaaacccaggtctcccgcattgcaggcagattctttaatatttttaaaattatctgggACTCCTTGATTTTAAAATGCTCTGTCACTTCGTCTAAACTATTGTATTTTTATACAATGAAATGACCATTCTTCtagttaattttattatatttaggtTTCTTATGTTTCCTATTAGATTGTAAGTTCCTGGATGTTAgggctatttattttttattctttcttagcACCATTCCAAGTACTGAGTTGctaataaaaatcttaattttggtAAAAACTTCAAAGTTCTTTCCAGTTTCTTTCCACTGGAGTATTTTATTGTGTTAggagatcattttttaaaaattgttattcaAAGAAATGACTCTATAATATGAATATATCTGTCATCATTATGAggcttattaaaataatatttatcaacTTGAGAAGGAGGGCACAAAATTCCATAGACATAGCTATTCATATCCATTCTGTGTGAAATTAAACATCACTATTAAAAttgataagaaaatttaaattaaaagtatgtttactttttaaacataaaaaataacttcttttttctggtttcttgtttaaaatgctattttttcaagagcgaggggatatatgtatacttatagctgattgatgtctttgtacagcagaaaccaacacattgtaagcaattatcctccaattaaaaataaaatttaagaagataaaatttaacaatgttatttttttcttgatgattatgaagaaaaataaaaattgttttgctTTGTGTAATTAATAGTTTCTAAAATTCCAGAATTGATTGACtacctgaaaaacaaaaatatttatccaCCATACTTTTTCCCATCATAATTTTAATGCTA comes from the Capricornis sumatraensis isolate serow.1 chromosome 22, serow.2, whole genome shotgun sequence genome and includes:
- the LOC138069303 gene encoding putative olfactory receptor 2W6 is translated as MGKSNDSSEYGFILVGFSDRPKLEMVLFIVNFTLYSVAVLGNSAIILVCILDSRLHTPMYFFLANLSFLDLCFSTSCVPQMLVNLWGPDKTISYAGCVVQLFSFLSVGGVECLLLAVMAYDRYAAVCKPLHYTVIMHPQLCLRLVAVAWGSGLVNAIVMSPLTMTLSRCGQRRVNHFLCEMPALIKMACVDARAVEMLAFTFAVLIVLLPLTLILVSYGYIAAAVLRIKSAAGRRKAFNTCSSHLTVVSLFYGSIIYMYMQPGNSSSQDQGKFLTLFYNLVTPMLNPLIYTLRNKEVKGALKKVLGRQQ